A single Triticum dicoccoides isolate Atlit2015 ecotype Zavitan chromosome 2A, WEW_v2.0, whole genome shotgun sequence DNA region contains:
- the LOC119352446 gene encoding uncharacterized protein LOC119352446: MLLMFMQYMYWEKVQPTSVETFDPLLSEYPLMVNWSEMEAKKRDSYDTENDRGHGTIDDLISEQYRHARIAKEAIIEEEDTEPPTPKGGGRTRNGCKPTASSSRAGTKEHVMKCIRDMQKEIRLIPEKCAEILLEKLSKKGLLVKRSGDFRDERAYEDESDECVTKYKPKYHTEVTSSPLEERAEEKMDASFTGPNGTNFPNDKGMQSSTPGKGDENDPFIIEDNGSPREASPSLGTNDFPSLTRNPQKENAVSAGSSAGNSAEGSYPSLTRICTDAINNGTKEHDNGTMEHDVKRKRQKSKYCLSPYQQDGPRKRVKKSLFRIRDVLLSTDFMDENHIEGARVYIDTLAHSPKHCAQTVVHMTGIGGETCTAEMLQAITSGQWLNGAVINCYSNHLLTSTPMPDRHVLTSWVSHCLIQRAEGKLKHSNMNYMEFFTKESKTVSRVVDEYFAKDKAFFPLNVNKNHWITIVMHNKKEEFQVLNSTGKISKAVHAKIASMRAEIAVDTNQVNSAIGTHHSDVSKWPIQEYKMPRQTDGVSCGLFVMKCIEL, from the exons ATGCTTTTGATGTTTATGCAGTACATGTACTGGGAGAAGGTCCAGCCAACTTCAGTAGAAACATTCGATCCTTTGTTGTCGGAGTACCCATTGATGGTAAATTGGTCTGAAATGGAGGCTAAGAAGCGTGATAGTTACGACACAGAGAACGACCGTGGTCATGGCACG ATTGATGATTTAATAAGTGAACAATATAGACATGCCAGAATAGCAAAAGAAGCAATAATCGAAGAGGAAGATACCGAGCCACCTACACCTAAAGGTGGAGGCAGAACTAGAAATGGTTGTAAGCCCACGGCTTCATCGAGCAGAGCCGGTACGAAAGAACACGTCATGAAATGCATAAGAGATATGCAGAAAGAGATACGTCTAATTCCTGAGAAATGTGCTGAG ATATTGCTCGAGAAGCTAAGTAAGAAGGGTTTGCTGGTGAAGCGAAGTGGGGACTTCCGTGATGAGCGCGCTTATGAGGACGAAAGTGATGAGTGTGTGACAAAGTACAAGCCAAAGTATCATACGGAAGTTACTTCATCTCCTTTGGAAGAACGCGCGGAGGAGAAGATGGATGCATCCTTCACGGGTCCAAATGGTACGAACTTTCCCAATGACAAAGGCATGCAGTCCAGTACACCCGGTAAAGGTGATGAAAACGACCCCTTTATTATTGAGGACAATGGTTCACCCAGGGAAGCATCACCATCATTAGGCACGAATGATTTTCCTTCACTTACTAGAAACCCACAGAAAGAAAATGCAGTATCAGCCGGGTCTAGCGCTGGAAATTCAGCGGAAGGTAGTTACCCTAGTCTAACAAGAATCTGTACGGACGCGATTAATAATGGGACTAAGGAGCATGATAATGGGACTATGGAGCATGATGTGAAGCGGAAACGCCAAAAGTCAAAGTATTGTCTGTCCCCCTACCAGCAGGACGGTCCACGCAAACGTGTGAAAAAAA GTCTGTTTCGTATACGTGATGTTCTCCTTAGTACGGACTTTATGGATGAGAATCACATAGAGGGCGCGAGGGTTTATATCGACACGCTAGCACACTCGCCGAAGCATTGTGCACAGACTGTGGTCCACATGACGGGAATAGGTGGGGAAACGTGTACGGCGGAAATGCTTCAAGCTATCACTTCGGGCCAGTGGTTGAATGGCGCA GTCATCAATTGTTATTCGAACCACTTGCTGACTAGTACTCCTATGCCTGATCGGCATGTTCTAACATCATGGGTGTCACACTGCCTTATACAGCGCGCTGAAGGAAAGCTGAAACACTCGAACATGAACTACATGGAATTTTTCACGAAAGAATCGAAAACTGTGTCAAGAGTAGTTGACGAGTACTTCGCAAAAGATAAG GCATTTTTCCCTCTAAATGTGAACAAGAATCATTGGATAACCATTGTCATGCACAATAAGAAGGAAGAGTTTCAAGTTCTAAATTCTACTGGTAAAATAAGCAAGGCAGTTCATGCGAAGATTGCTTCGATG AGGGCAGAAATTGCTGTAGATACAAATCAGGTAAACTCTGCTATAGGTACACATCATTCAGATGTGTCTAAATGGCCAATACAGGAGTACAAAATGCCGAGACAAACAGACGG agtGTCTTGCGGACTTTTCGTGATGAAATGCATCGAACTCTAG